From the genome of Lentilactobacillus buchneri, one region includes:
- a CDS encoding MFS transporter, with amino-acid sequence MADNTTSRGKNYSIIAVLGMFSFLTALSGSSTNLAIPKIAIDMDISSSMATWIVQIGLITTAILLVMFGHIGDILSKNVVFLAGGIGFLIGSAITGFAPNFPIILFGRVIQAIGSAMIMANSMGIVTQYFPDKRRAEALAVISMFISVGSISGPGIGGLIISASSWRWIYWINVPLGIVILWLGFKFLPIPKESWAHVRRVTQGANWTGQNLFTLGIIIFFLSGSFFQAGRSKLLTGIIFFAVGGVIALYAFIQDDKANLPWIAPEVIHNRGFMTSITALALVMLVNSVSNILLPFYFQSYNGMSAFYSGLIIMLQSVTMLCTTPFAGYLADRINRELMTVVGLLILMISQVGYAFFPNNLDMWKIIPPIILNGIGMAIFLSPNNALTMGLVDKSLSGIAGSLNSFARTLGMTIGISFGSSLLFFQLPGVKRVTASVGLPFIHAFANVFWTATVISAVALVIVLVRYLGSRRKPAAAKESA; translated from the coding sequence ATGGCTGATAACACGACAAGCAGGGGAAAGAATTATTCAATTATTGCGGTGTTGGGGATGTTCTCATTTCTAACGGCCTTGTCCGGCTCCAGTACGAACCTGGCGATCCCTAAAATTGCGATTGACATGGACATTTCCAGTAGTATGGCGACGTGGATCGTTCAAATCGGTTTGATTACGACAGCCATTCTGTTGGTGATGTTTGGCCACATCGGCGACATCTTATCAAAAAATGTGGTCTTTTTAGCTGGGGGGATTGGCTTCTTGATCGGGTCGGCGATTACCGGCTTTGCGCCGAACTTTCCGATTATTTTATTTGGCCGGGTGATTCAAGCGATTGGATCGGCGATGATTATGGCCAACTCAATGGGGATTGTCACTCAGTATTTTCCTGATAAACGGCGGGCAGAAGCTTTAGCCGTCATTTCGATGTTCATTTCGGTTGGCTCAATTTCCGGGCCCGGGATTGGCGGCCTGATTATTTCAGCTTCCAGCTGGCGGTGGATCTATTGGATTAACGTTCCTTTGGGGATTGTCATTCTATGGCTTGGTTTCAAGTTTTTGCCGATTCCCAAAGAATCTTGGGCGCATGTTCGCCGGGTCACTCAGGGCGCCAACTGGACCGGGCAGAATTTATTTACCCTTGGAATCATTATCTTCTTCTTGAGCGGTTCATTCTTTCAAGCCGGCCGTTCCAAACTATTGACGGGGATTATCTTCTTCGCCGTTGGCGGGGTTATTGCACTGTATGCGTTTATTCAAGATGATAAGGCCAACCTGCCGTGGATTGCGCCGGAAGTCATTCATAACCGGGGCTTCATGACGTCGATTACAGCATTGGCGCTGGTTATGCTGGTTAATTCAGTTTCAAACATTTTACTGCCATTTTATTTTCAAAGTTATAACGGCATGAGTGCCTTTTACAGCGGGCTGATTATCATGTTGCAGTCGGTGACGATGCTTTGCACGACGCCATTTGCCGGCTATCTTGCCGACCGGATCAACCGGGAGTTAATGACCGTTGTCGGGTTGTTGATTTTGATGATTTCTCAAGTCGGTTACGCATTCTTCCCGAATAACTTGGATATGTGGAAAATTATCCCACCGATCATCTTAAACGGGATTGGCATGGCTATCTTCCTGTCGCCCAACAACGCTTTAACGATGGGATTGGTTGACAAATCACTCTCCGGGATTGCCGGATCATTGAATTCGTTTGCCCGAACCTTGGGGATGACAATTGGGATTAGCTTTGGGTCATCTTTGCTGTTCTTCCAGCTGCCAGGGGTTAAACGAGTCACGGCCAGTGTCGGCTTACCATTTATTCATGCATTTGCCAACGTCTTTTGGACAGCAACCGTCATTTCCGCGGTGGCATTAGTGATCGTTTTGGTTCGTTACCTCGGATCGCGCAGAAAACCGGCAGCTGCTAAGGAATCTGCTTAG
- a CDS encoding cadmium resistance transporter, producing the protein MLTTIMTSILSFIGTNIDDTFVLAVWFSQVDASLRRRDIVIGQFIGFEILVLVSVLAAYGLSFLPTEQVGWLGVVPIVLGIRKWLQYRHQLIETHETAHVKTKLNQELKVERHKSGLRKLFKPEILAVSLITISNGAGNLTVYIPLFTEYTVAELGITVLVFSLMTGLWCYIGYQIANLPIIKDKLEHSKQILIPIIFIAIGVYVLIESGVLG; encoded by the coding sequence ATGCTCACAACGATTATGACCAGCATCCTCTCATTTATTGGGACCAACATCGACGATACCTTTGTCCTGGCAGTCTGGTTTTCACAAGTTGATGCTTCTTTGAGGCGCCGAGATATCGTTATCGGCCAATTCATTGGATTTGAAATTTTAGTGCTGGTCAGCGTGTTGGCGGCATATGGGCTCAGTTTTCTGCCAACAGAACAAGTCGGCTGGCTCGGAGTGGTCCCAATTGTTTTAGGGATCCGCAAATGGCTTCAGTATCGACATCAATTGATCGAAACTCATGAGACAGCTCACGTTAAAACCAAGCTCAACCAAGAGCTGAAAGTTGAACGGCACAAATCTGGGTTGCGAAAACTATTCAAGCCAGAGATTTTAGCCGTTTCATTAATAACAATCTCCAACGGTGCCGGGAACCTAACCGTCTATATTCCCCTCTTCACGGAATATACCGTGGCCGAGTTGGGAATCACCGTTTTGGTCTTCTCGCTGATGACAGGCCTTTGGTGTTATATCGGCTATCAAATCGCTAACCTGCCGATCATCAAGGATAAATTGGAGCACTCAAAGCAAATCCTGATCCCGATAATTTTCATCGCGATTGGGGTTTATGTGCTCATAGAAAGTGGGGTCCTTGGGTAA